In a single window of the Natronogracilivirga saccharolytica genome:
- a CDS encoding BamA/TamA family outer membrane protein gives MMNRPAAAQTMTLPEEIPGDTVVTAILPAAAYASDVGFLGSAIYTRFRYHPLAVPYESMTEVRVQASTKGLLDFRIRHDMTETFGSSIRSFWMLHGERYPNENYFGIGNRTPFDDDKWDDQYYFYDVIRLKAEWSSRYNLYQRGRRGGRLDLKGTISFSYQDPDIADDNLLGSGNERPRGSDGGWMNTIGTGLLWENRNSEAAATRGNRAEISFDWASPWLLSDYPMATLSGDVRQYVTLPVPYFYPVLALRMAGSRAFGSIPFWEFPHLGDEYTLRGYPQFRFRGDAALFYNAELRTWVYQYHPWALRIGVHGFHDAGRVFHFDDGDALDDIFNDYHRTFGFGVAGSVLTPDFILRLDVGFSDEMYRIYANIGYMF, from the coding sequence ATGATGAACCGGCCGGCTGCTGCGCAAACAATGACACTTCCGGAAGAAATACCCGGAGATACGGTCGTTACCGCCATCCTGCCTGCGGCAGCTTATGCCTCCGATGTGGGATTCCTTGGTTCCGCCATATACACCAGATTCCGGTACCATCCGCTTGCCGTTCCTTATGAATCCATGACCGAGGTGAGGGTACAGGCTTCAACAAAAGGGCTGCTGGATTTTCGCATCAGGCATGATATGACGGAAACGTTCGGAAGCTCCATACGCTCGTTCTGGATGCTGCACGGCGAACGCTATCCCAACGAAAACTATTTCGGCATCGGCAACCGGACACCTTTTGATGATGACAAATGGGATGATCAGTACTACTTTTATGATGTCATCCGCCTGAAAGCGGAATGGTCGTCGCGCTACAATCTTTACCAGAGAGGCAGAAGGGGTGGACGACTGGACCTGAAAGGTACAATTTCCTTCAGCTATCAGGATCCGGATATTGCTGATGACAACCTTCTGGGCTCGGGGAATGAACGCCCCAGAGGCAGTGACGGCGGCTGGATGAACACGATCGGCACGGGACTTTTGTGGGAGAACCGCAACAGTGAAGCTGCCGCAACACGGGGTAACCGCGCAGAAATTTCGTTTGACTGGGCGTCGCCATGGCTTTTAAGCGACTACCCCATGGCCACTTTGTCCGGAGATGTGCGTCAGTATGTCACCCTTCCGGTACCCTATTTCTATCCGGTTCTGGCTCTGCGGATGGCCGGGTCCCGGGCTTTCGGATCCATTCCGTTCTGGGAATTCCCCCATCTCGGCGATGAATATACGCTGAGAGGCTATCCCCAGTTCCGGTTTCGCGGCGATGCAGCCCTGTTTTACAATGCCGAACTCCGCACCTGGGTATACCAGTACCATCCATGGGCTTTGCGGATCGGAGTTCATGGATTTCACGATGCCGGCCGGGTCTTTCATTTCGATGACGGGGATGCCCTTGATGATATATTCAATGATTATCACCGCACGTTCGGATTTGGTGTTGCCGGATCAGTACTCACACCTGATTTCATTCTGCGGCTTGATGTAGGATTCTCCGACGAAATGTACCGGATTTATGCAAATATCGGATACATGTTTTGA
- a CDS encoding TonB-dependent receptor domain-containing protein, translated as MFITLLTFLFAFSATPQAGPTGTLEGTVTNNNNNTLPHAHVALPDINKGTITRRDGSFSISDVPAGEYRAVISHVGYDAFEKKVAISENERTRIEVRLKASYEMPQVEIVGRSPERMVRIPGSASLVTAERLEQIEPLSGTEVLRQVPGIHSVDHEGMGLRANIGIRGLDPDRSRNVLMLEDGIPVALAPYGEPEMYYTPAITRMESVEVIKGSGAIKFGPQTVGGVINYITPDPPPEPELTAYITGGERGYFTSRLGYGNTYGNSGFQITWLRRQGDNIGPLNFHLNDLSAKWKLVLGDKSVLGANLSIYDEQSNSTYVGMSQPMYESGRYHFTDLAPDDELDIRRYSANLTHDYFFSDNVRLRTSAYAYTTRRNWSRQDFDNQPVDGRQYSRVVGNEDEPFGALWFRETTGNRNREFEVIGIEPRFSARYYTGEFRNELDAGFRYLYERAFEQRVNGSIDSPKTGDIRDDEIRTGYAASGFVQNRFYATDRLTFTPGIRVEYFQYERDIMRNNFEDVSRTSSDETLAFIPGFGVNYQLGHLSSLFAGVHRGFSPPRVKDAITPAGDSEELEAEWSWSYEAGFRLSPARYLSSEVTTYYMTFENQIIPVSESAGGQGLPNATGLTNGGATEHYGLEFLVRLTPFITEETGITPEFEIGGTWSRASFSEDRFVSSDGEIVNVKGNELPYAPEWSGFSQLSMRHETGVSGYIKATYTGEQFGDVLNRTGPTGNGREGMLDSYTVLDAGLRYQLPFDYDSSVSVTIRNLTDERYISSRRPQGIRMGLPRMITFGIDLKI; from the coding sequence ATGTTTATTACTCTACTGACTTTTCTGTTTGCATTTTCGGCAACCCCGCAGGCCGGGCCGACCGGAACACTTGAGGGTACCGTAACGAATAACAACAACAATACCTTGCCTCATGCTCATGTGGCACTTCCCGATATAAACAAAGGCACGATAACACGCCGTGACGGAAGTTTCTCCATATCAGATGTTCCGGCCGGGGAGTACCGGGCAGTCATCAGCCACGTCGGATATGATGCGTTTGAAAAAAAGGTTGCCATCAGCGAAAATGAACGAACCCGCATTGAGGTCCGGCTTAAGGCCAGCTATGAAATGCCACAGGTAGAAATTGTGGGACGAAGCCCGGAGCGGATGGTCCGCATACCCGGTTCGGCTTCCCTTGTTACTGCGGAGAGGCTGGAACAAATTGAGCCCTTGAGCGGAACGGAGGTACTGCGCCAGGTGCCCGGCATTCACTCTGTTGATCACGAGGGGATGGGGCTCCGGGCGAATATCGGGATCCGGGGACTGGATCCGGACCGCAGCCGCAACGTCCTGATGCTCGAGGACGGCATTCCCGTTGCTTTGGCACCTTATGGGGAGCCCGAGATGTATTACACACCTGCCATAACCCGGATGGAATCCGTTGAGGTTATCAAGGGTAGCGGCGCAATTAAGTTTGGCCCGCAAACTGTTGGAGGAGTTATAAATTACATCACGCCGGACCCGCCGCCGGAACCGGAACTGACCGCTTACATTACCGGCGGCGAGAGAGGTTATTTTACCTCGAGGCTGGGCTATGGCAACACCTACGGCAATTCCGGTTTTCAAATCACCTGGCTGCGCCGCCAGGGAGACAACATCGGTCCGCTGAATTTCCATCTCAATGACCTGAGTGCAAAATGGAAACTGGTACTCGGTGACAAATCCGTACTTGGTGCAAATCTGAGTATTTACGATGAGCAATCAAATTCAACATACGTCGGTATGAGTCAGCCCATGTACGAAAGCGGCCGGTATCACTTCACCGACCTGGCTCCTGATGACGAACTGGATATCCGCCGGTATTCCGCCAACCTGACACATGATTACTTTTTCAGCGACAATGTCCGCCTCAGAACCTCCGCCTATGCCTACACCACCAGGCGAAACTGGTCACGGCAGGACTTCGACAATCAGCCTGTTGACGGCAGGCAGTACAGCAGGGTTGTCGGCAATGAGGATGAACCTTTTGGCGCCCTTTGGTTCAGAGAAACAACCGGCAATCGCAACAGAGAATTCGAGGTCATTGGAATAGAACCGAGATTCAGTGCGCGTTACTACACCGGGGAGTTCCGGAATGAACTGGATGCAGGCTTCCGGTATCTGTATGAGCGGGCATTTGAACAGCGGGTAAACGGCTCCATCGACAGTCCCAAAACAGGTGATATCCGCGATGATGAAATACGTACCGGCTATGCAGCCAGCGGATTTGTCCAAAACCGTTTCTATGCCACAGACAGGCTTACTTTTACACCCGGGATCAGAGTAGAGTATTTTCAGTACGAAAGGGATATCATGCGCAACAATTTTGAGGATGTATCCCGCACGTCATCAGATGAGACGCTGGCCTTTATTCCGGGGTTCGGGGTCAATTATCAGCTGGGTCATCTTTCCTCCTTGTTTGCAGGCGTGCACCGCGGGTTTAGTCCGCCAAGAGTCAAAGATGCCATCACCCCCGCCGGTGACAGTGAAGAGCTTGAGGCTGAATGGAGCTGGAGCTATGAAGCCGGATTCCGGCTTTCGCCTGCCCGCTACCTTTCATCCGAAGTCACCACGTATTACATGACATTTGAAAATCAGATCATACCGGTTTCCGAGTCTGCCGGCGGACAGGGACTGCCCAATGCAACCGGGCTGACAAACGGTGGTGCCACTGAGCATTATGGTCTGGAATTTTTGGTGAGGTTGACTCCATTTATAACCGAAGAAACAGGAATTACACCTGAGTTTGAAATCGGCGGCACCTGGAGCAGGGCATCCTTCAGTGAAGACCGGTTTGTTTCATCTGATGGTGAAATCGTTAATGTCAAAGGAAACGAACTGCCCTATGCACCGGAATGGTCCGGCTTTTCACAGCTGTCCATGCGTCACGAAACCGGTGTTTCCGGCTACATTAAAGCAACATATACAGGGGAGCAGTTCGGTGACGTTCTGAATCGCACCGGGCCGACCGGTAACGGGCGCGAAGGAATGCTGGACAGCTATACGGTACTTGATGCCGGCCTGCGCTACCAGCTTCCCTTTGATTACGACTCATCCGTTTCGGTAACCATACGCAATCTTACCGATGAGCGCTACATATCATCCCGCAGGCCGCAGGGTATCCGCATGGGATTGCCGAGGATGATCACTTTCGGAATCGACTTGAAGATATAG
- a CDS encoding sulfite exporter TauE/SafE family protein, translated as MAGILAGLIAGLLGLGGGILFAPVLLFLFQKSGIPDPVVWTIATSLFCNFVTSLSSSVKHMQMGNVYPKEGLMVGAFGVAGTYAGRIIATSTYYSEREFIIFFSIILFYSVYHFLKKKKDSPLDAGREVLPMRWYHGVSIGFSAGMLAALAGVGGGLILVPAMSIFLAFGFKKVVSISSMAIVIITLAGWIQLGMIAPGSAGFSGLHWGYVDFGAALPLLAGGVVGARYGVWLLDVFRLRTIEIFFGILVLFVALRLLYGLF; from the coding sequence TTGGCAGGCATACTTGCCGGACTGATTGCCGGATTACTCGGTCTTGGGGGAGGTATCCTCTTTGCCCCCGTGCTGTTGTTTCTGTTTCAGAAGTCCGGCATTCCGGATCCGGTGGTCTGGACCATCGCGACCAGCCTGTTTTGCAACTTCGTCACATCGCTGAGCAGCAGCGTGAAGCATATGCAGATGGGAAACGTGTATCCCAAAGAAGGGCTGATGGTGGGAGCATTCGGGGTTGCCGGCACCTATGCCGGCCGGATTATCGCCACCTCGACGTATTACAGCGAACGTGAGTTTATCATCTTTTTTTCCATCATCCTTTTTTATTCGGTTTATCATTTTCTGAAAAAAAAGAAAGATTCTCCATTGGATGCCGGACGCGAAGTGCTTCCCATGAGGTGGTATCACGGAGTATCCATCGGTTTTTCAGCCGGCATGCTTGCGGCACTGGCCGGAGTTGGCGGCGGACTCATACTGGTTCCCGCCATGTCCATTTTTCTGGCATTCGGATTCAAGAAGGTGGTGAGCATTTCTTCCATGGCCATAGTCATTATCACACTTGCCGGCTGGATTCAATTGGGGATGATTGCTCCGGGTTCTGCAGGTTTTTCAGGTCTGCACTGGGGGTATGTGGATTTCGGAGCCGCTTTGCCGCTTCTTGCCGGAGGAGTGGTGGGTGCCCGCTACGGTGTATGGCTGCTGGATGTGTTCCGGCTCAGAACGATCGAGATCTTTTTCGGGATACTGGTCCTGTTTGTTGCTTTGCGTCTGCTTTATGGATTGTTCTGA
- a CDS encoding AMP-binding protein — protein sequence MKLKPLQEKTLPSLLKRTITNFPDRPALGYAGEKPTTYKEMGEKVSRVASYLRESGVEAGDRVAILSENSPNWPVAYFGITSLKAVAVPILNDFHPSEIHHIIRHSGACALFVSEKLYHKVEEFDLRSLNAVILTDNLSVVSPDWSKDRVRKLYAEGSRELRRIKHMALQKFGISSVNVAEDEPASIIYTSGTTGHSKGVVLTHRNIVSNAMSLENVVQVDETERLLSILPLPHVYECTVGLVMPMMIGAAVYYVSKPPTAPVLLPALKQVRPTVMLSVPLIIEKMHKGRIMPEIQKNRAIRTAYKIPAIRKMIHRKAGRKMMKTFGGALRIFAIGGASIAPEVEEFMEEAGFPYAVGYGLTETAPMAAAANVGETRLYSVGKPMPGVEVRIDYDRNNHDGSAENGENSAASITRKKMDDGEILVRGPNVMKGYFNDPELTAETITEDGWLRTGDLGAFDKDGYLYIRGRLKNMILGPSGENIYPEGIESVLHRSDYVLESIVYKQNNRLVARVHLNYEKLDEEFEEKGLSQAEIRSFIKKLLVDIRNETNASVASFAKLAEVYEQAEPFEKTPTQKIKRYLYVSDD from the coding sequence ATGAAACTCAAACCGCTTCAAGAAAAAACATTGCCGTCACTACTGAAACGGACGATTACAAATTTTCCGGACCGGCCGGCCCTGGGCTATGCAGGTGAAAAACCGACAACATACAAGGAGATGGGAGAAAAAGTATCCAGAGTTGCCTCCTATCTTCGTGAAAGCGGAGTTGAAGCGGGTGACCGCGTGGCTATTCTGAGCGAAAACAGTCCGAACTGGCCTGTCGCCTACTTCGGAATTACATCGCTCAAGGCTGTCGCCGTACCCATTCTCAACGATTTTCATCCCTCGGAAATTCATCACATCATACGCCATTCCGGTGCCTGTGCCTTGTTTGTATCCGAAAAACTGTACCACAAGGTTGAGGAGTTTGATCTGCGAAGCCTGAATGCAGTTATTCTGACGGACAACCTGTCTGTTGTGTCGCCGGACTGGAGCAAGGACCGTGTTCGCAAGCTCTATGCTGAAGGAAGCCGGGAACTGCGTCGCATAAAGCACATGGCATTGCAGAAATTCGGCATTTCGTCGGTCAACGTGGCAGAAGATGAACCCGCATCCATAATCTACACCTCGGGGACCACCGGCCATTCCAAAGGTGTGGTGCTCACCCACAGAAACATCGTATCCAATGCGATGTCGCTTGAGAATGTAGTTCAGGTCGATGAAACCGAGCGGCTGCTGTCGATTCTGCCGCTGCCGCATGTGTATGAATGTACGGTGGGACTGGTAATGCCGATGATGATCGGAGCTGCGGTATATTACGTGAGCAAGCCCCCGACAGCTCCGGTGCTCCTGCCTGCGCTCAAACAGGTCCGGCCCACGGTCATGCTGTCGGTTCCCCTGATCATTGAAAAAATGCACAAGGGGCGGATCATGCCGGAAATTCAGAAGAACCGGGCCATCCGCACCGCATACAAAATTCCTGCAATCCGAAAGATGATCCACCGCAAGGCCGGACGGAAAATGATGAAGACCTTTGGCGGTGCACTCAGGATTTTTGCCATTGGCGGGGCATCCATCGCTCCCGAAGTGGAAGAGTTTATGGAAGAAGCCGGCTTCCCTTACGCTGTGGGATACGGTCTTACGGAAACCGCGCCCATGGCTGCCGCTGCCAATGTGGGAGAAACCCGGCTTTACTCAGTCGGAAAACCGATGCCAGGAGTTGAGGTCCGCATTGATTATGACCGTAATAACCATGACGGCAGTGCCGAAAATGGCGAGAATTCAGCGGCCAGCATTACCCGAAAGAAGATGGATGATGGTGAGATCCTGGTGCGCGGACCCAATGTCATGAAAGGCTATTTCAACGATCCCGAACTTACCGCAGAAACGATAACTGAAGACGGATGGCTGCGAACAGGAGATCTCGGAGCATTCGATAAGGACGGCTATCTCTACATCCGGGGACGCCTCAAAAACATGATTCTGGGTCCCAGCGGCGAGAATATCTATCCCGAAGGCATCGAATCCGTTCTGCACCGGTCCGATTATGTGCTGGAGTCGATAGTCTACAAGCAGAACAACCGTCTCGTCGCCAGGGTCCACCTGAATTACGAGAAACTCGATGAAGAGTTTGAGGAAAAAGGACTGTCACAGGCCGAAATCAGGAGTTTCATCAAGAAACTCCTGGTTGACATCCGTAATGAAACCAATGCCAGCGTAGCATCTTTCGCAAAACTTGCAGAGGTCTACGAACAGGCCGAACCTTTTGAGAAAACACCCACGCAAAAGATAAAACGCTACCTCTATGTCAGTGATGACTGA
- a CDS encoding AMP-dependent synthetase/ligase has product MNSSISYFETRNITSIQDMLLQSAQHYSKRRALTDFNPTPISEVSYEELLRNVQVFGTAMKKLGLKERSHIAVIGENRVQWCIAYLAAVCYNYVVVPIDKNLSKTEVLNIVHESDAGAIVFSGGMSSHFETAHSALKKVKHYIHMDLEQQQGDFLSMTAMMNAVPRDKVQDMPGIDPEAMSIIVFTSGSLGRAKGVMLSQKNIAANLMGMVKMVRLYPEDRFLSVLPIHHTYECTCGFLCPLYKGSAVYYARSLKTVVEDLQKSKATILLGVPLLFEKMYKNIRKGIQEKAATRMMVPPMVGIGKTLKKLGWKDAPKKLFGSLHQKFGGHIRLFIAGGAAPDPQIAAGLRHLGFTFLQGYGLTETAPILALNRIEAFKDEAAGLPLPGVNIRIHEPDEEGVGEVIAKGDNVMIGYYKNDQATRESFTSDGWYRTGDLGFVDDDGFLHISGRKKNVIIAANGKNVFPEELEDYLNRSPLIQESMVYGEPHSGYNERIAAQVVVDGEALIARAESKKKEITRDWIQKVIQKEIDKVNKQVSAYKRIQNVIVREDEFAKTTTQKIKRYMVGKDPSPVSTEEH; this is encoded by the coding sequence ATGAATTCATCGATATCCTATTTTGAAACCAGGAACATCACTTCGATACAGGACATGCTGCTTCAGTCGGCGCAGCACTATTCCAAACGCCGTGCCCTGACGGATTTTAATCCGACGCCGATTTCTGAAGTCAGCTATGAAGAGCTGCTTCGCAATGTTCAGGTGTTCGGTACCGCCATGAAAAAGCTCGGACTCAAAGAGCGTTCGCATATTGCCGTTATTGGCGAAAACCGCGTACAGTGGTGCATCGCCTATCTTGCGGCGGTGTGTTACAACTATGTGGTGGTGCCCATAGACAAAAACCTCAGCAAGACCGAGGTGCTCAACATTGTACACGAATCTGACGCCGGCGCCATCGTCTTTTCCGGCGGGATGAGCTCCCACTTCGAAACCGCCCACAGTGCGCTGAAAAAAGTAAAGCACTACATCCACATGGATCTGGAACAGCAGCAGGGTGATTTCCTCTCCATGACGGCCATGATGAATGCGGTTCCACGGGATAAAGTTCAGGATATGCCGGGAATCGACCCTGAGGCGATGAGCATCATCGTATTTACTTCCGGATCCCTGGGCAGGGCCAAAGGCGTGATGCTGTCCCAGAAAAATATCGCGGCCAATCTGATGGGCATGGTGAAAATGGTCCGGCTCTATCCGGAAGACCGGTTCCTGTCTGTGCTGCCCATTCACCACACCTATGAGTGCACCTGCGGTTTTCTGTGTCCGCTGTACAAGGGTTCTGCGGTTTATTATGCGCGCTCACTCAAAACAGTGGTCGAGGATCTCCAGAAGAGCAAAGCCACCATCCTGCTTGGCGTTCCGCTTCTCTTTGAAAAAATGTACAAGAACATCCGCAAGGGAATTCAGGAAAAAGCGGCAACGCGAATGATGGTGCCCCCGATGGTAGGCATCGGAAAAACGCTGAAAAAACTGGGCTGGAAGGATGCGCCCAAAAAACTGTTCGGGTCGCTGCATCAGAAATTCGGCGGACATATCCGGCTTTTTATTGCAGGCGGGGCCGCTCCTGATCCGCAGATTGCGGCCGGACTCCGGCATCTGGGCTTTACATTTCTGCAGGGATACGGCCTCACCGAAACGGCTCCCATTCTGGCTCTTAACCGCATCGAAGCCTTCAAGGATGAAGCAGCGGGACTGCCTCTGCCGGGAGTCAACATCCGGATTCATGAGCCGGATGAAGAGGGGGTCGGTGAGGTGATTGCCAAAGGCGATAATGTCATGATCGGGTACTACAAGAATGACCAGGCCACCCGTGAAAGCTTCACCAGCGACGGCTGGTACCGCACCGGCGATCTCGGATTTGTTGATGATGACGGATTTCTCCACATCAGCGGCCGCAAAAAGAATGTGATCATTGCCGCCAATGGAAAAAATGTCTTCCCCGAAGAGCTGGAAGACTACCTTAACCGCAGTCCGCTCATTCAGGAATCCATGGTATACGGCGAGCCGCACAGCGGATACAATGAGCGCATTGCAGCTCAGGTCGTCGTGGATGGTGAGGCGCTGATCGCACGTGCCGAATCAAAGAAAAAGGAAATAACCAGGGACTGGATACAGAAAGTCATCCAGAAGGAAATCGACAAAGTGAACAAGCAGGTATCTGCCTACAAGCGGATCCAGAACGTGATCGTCCGCGAGGATGAATTTGCCAAAACCACCACTCAGAAAATCAAAAGGTACATGGTGGGCAAAGATCCGAGTCCGGTCAGCACCGAAGAGCACTGA
- a CDS encoding endonuclease MutS2, translating into MSLPVFALDKLEFHKIRATLAEYLSTPSGSDIVAGRTPVADTGAVVKRLRESGEMLRLLESSEPPPIQTLQDISDALSKSRIERFLLDGITLSRIGKWAVSARTLRSFFSGKQEEAPALWETAGQLTTLKDLERRITNVVDDKGEIRPDASPELARISRQINNLKQQARNALNNIMRRGKESGIAGDDEITLRGGRLVIPVKSEHKRKVKGFIHDTSATGQTVYIEPVEVFEKNNEIRELESSWKREVERLLREVTGEVGAHSDPLSCNTDLIGYIDACYATARLGQRWQGTIPEITGDGYLSLKECRNPLLLLKFNNLKEGKKNVVPLHLEMDPDEKGIIITGPNAGGKSVTLKTFGLTLALAQFGVPVPALEGARLPCVSGLYMDMGDEQSIDNDLSTFSSRLYWMKQVLQQSDPGSWVLIDEAGSGTDPDEGTALAQAFLEQLASKGVRCIATTHHGALKTFAHETLGWSNASMEFDQKTLSPTYRFRKGIPGSSYAFEIAERLELPEEMTRRARAWVGSGKNKMESLILSLEQESQELEERKKSLEKQEQSRRTAKEELDKRLAKVQQERDAIRSKAVEEAGMLLSDANRKIEEAIRAATEKDKALLKEKREAVSDLQKEVQKRGKRKKLKRRQPDEPKKPPQPGDSVRLIDSNTTGELIEVSGSKAIVNANGFRLKTRYDNLERTEKQQSRKKSAGYKLTSPGSGPEHAQPFSHSLDIRGKRGDEAVREVTRYVDEGLSRGMEQLMIIHGKGDGILRKLVHEHLGSRGDVKHFEAAPIEEGGDGCTYVYL; encoded by the coding sequence ATGTCCTTGCCGGTTTTTGCTCTTGACAAGCTGGAGTTTCACAAAATCAGGGCGACCCTCGCTGAATATCTCTCCACCCCCTCCGGCAGTGACATTGTTGCCGGACGGACACCTGTTGCCGATACCGGCGCGGTTGTCAAACGATTGCGCGAGTCCGGCGAAATGCTGCGGCTGCTGGAATCGTCAGAACCACCGCCGATCCAGACCTTGCAAGATATTTCGGATGCACTTTCAAAATCCCGTATTGAACGATTTCTTCTTGACGGCATCACCCTTTCTCGCATTGGGAAATGGGCCGTGTCGGCACGCACGCTGCGATCTTTTTTTTCGGGGAAACAGGAAGAAGCGCCTGCACTCTGGGAAACAGCCGGCCAGCTGACTACCCTGAAGGATCTTGAGCGGCGGATCACAAATGTGGTGGATGACAAGGGCGAAATCAGGCCCGATGCCAGTCCGGAACTGGCCAGAATCAGCAGGCAGATAAACAATCTGAAACAGCAGGCCAGGAATGCGCTCAACAATATCATGCGTCGTGGCAAAGAGTCGGGCATTGCCGGAGATGACGAAATCACCCTGCGTGGAGGGCGGCTGGTTATCCCCGTTAAGTCCGAGCACAAAAGAAAAGTCAAGGGATTCATTCACGATACGTCGGCAACCGGCCAGACCGTCTACATCGAACCGGTAGAGGTTTTTGAGAAAAACAATGAAATCCGCGAGCTGGAATCTTCGTGGAAGAGGGAAGTTGAGCGTCTGCTTCGTGAAGTGACCGGGGAGGTTGGAGCACATTCTGACCCCCTTTCCTGCAACACCGACCTGATCGGCTATATCGATGCCTGCTATGCAACGGCCCGGCTCGGGCAGCGATGGCAGGGCACCATTCCCGAGATTACCGGCGATGGTTACCTTTCGCTGAAGGAATGCCGCAACCCGCTGCTCCTGCTGAAGTTCAACAACCTGAAAGAGGGAAAGAAAAATGTGGTTCCGCTCCATCTGGAAATGGATCCTGATGAAAAAGGGATCATTATTACGGGTCCCAATGCCGGCGGGAAATCGGTGACCCTGAAAACATTCGGACTCACGCTCGCCCTCGCCCAGTTCGGAGTTCCCGTTCCTGCGCTTGAAGGAGCGCGTCTGCCATGTGTAAGCGGACTCTACATGGATATGGGTGATGAACAGTCGATTGACAATGACCTCAGCACGTTCTCATCCCGGCTCTACTGGATGAAACAGGTGCTCCAGCAGTCAGATCCCGGAAGCTGGGTACTGATCGACGAGGCCGGAAGCGGCACGGATCCGGATGAAGGTACGGCCCTGGCTCAGGCGTTCCTTGAGCAGCTGGCCTCAAAGGGCGTGCGCTGTATTGCCACCACACACCACGGAGCGCTTAAAACCTTTGCGCATGAAACACTGGGCTGGAGCAATGCCTCGATGGAGTTCGACCAGAAGACACTTTCGCCGACATACCGGTTCCGCAAAGGCATCCCGGGAAGCAGCTACGCTTTTGAAATCGCCGAGCGGCTGGAACTTCCCGAAGAGATGACGCGCCGGGCGAGGGCATGGGTTGGAAGCGGAAAGAACAAAATGGAGTCACTGATTCTGAGCCTGGAGCAGGAGAGTCAGGAACTTGAAGAACGGAAAAAGTCACTTGAGAAGCAGGAACAGTCCCGCAGAACGGCCAAAGAAGAGCTGGACAAACGGCTGGCTAAAGTTCAGCAGGAACGGGATGCCATCCGCTCAAAGGCTGTAGAGGAAGCCGGGATGCTGCTGAGTGATGCCAACCGCAAGATCGAAGAAGCCATACGTGCCGCTACCGAAAAGGACAAGGCGCTCCTTAAAGAAAAAAGAGAGGCTGTGAGCGATTTGCAAAAGGAGGTCCAAAAACGCGGAAAGCGAAAAAAGCTGAAACGGCGTCAACCGGATGAGCCGAAAAAACCTCCGCAACCCGGTGACAGTGTGCGTCTGATTGACAGCAACACAACCGGCGAACTGATCGAAGTCAGCGGCAGCAAGGCCATTGTCAATGCCAACGGATTTCGCCTCAAAACCCGTTACGACAATCTCGAGCGAACGGAAAAACAGCAATCCCGGAAAAAATCCGCCGGTTATAAACTGACCTCACCGGGATCCGGCCCGGAGCATGCACAGCCGTTTTCACACTCCCTGGACATCCGCGGCAAGCGCGGAGATGAAGCGGTAAGAGAGGTGACCCGCTATGTTGACGAAGGGCTTTCCCGCGGAATGGAACAGCTCATGATCATTCACGGAAAGGGCGACGGCATTCTTCGCAAACTGGTCCATGAACACCTGGGTTCGCGCGGCGATGTTAAGCATTTTGAGGCGGCTCCCATCGAAGAGGGCGGTGACGGGTGCACATACGTCTATTTGTGA